A window from Primulina huaijiensis isolate GDHJ02 chromosome 11, ASM1229523v2, whole genome shotgun sequence encodes these proteins:
- the LOC140988133 gene encoding UDP-arabinose 4-epimerase 1-like isoform X2, with protein sequence MLSFARIRTQQRSNRSLSLGGMDYTDPKKKSNILGKILMAAILTALCILMLKQSPNFNTPSEFSSHEPGVTHVLVTGGAGYIGSHAALRLLKDSYRVTIVDNLSRGNLGAIKVLQQLFPGPGRLQFIHADLGDAKMVHNIFSENAFDAVMHFAAVAYVGESTLDPLKYYHNITSNTLLVLEAMAAHGVQTLIYSSTCATYGEPEQMPITEDTAQVPINPYGKAKKMTEDIILDFHKNSDKAVMILRYFNVIGSDPEGRLGEAPRPELREHGRISGACFDAARGIIPGLKVRGTDYKTPDGTCIRDYIDVTDLVDAHVKALERAEPGKVGIYNVGTGKGRSVKEFVEACKKATGVPMRVDYLPRRSGDYAEVYSDPAKIKNELNWTAKFTNLQESLQTAWRWQKAHLNGYGTTPQVMSA encoded by the exons ATGCTGAGTTTTGCACGGATAAGAACTCAGCAGAGGTCTAACAGATCTCTGTCTTTAGGAG GCATGGATTACACTGACCCAAAGAAGAAGAGTAATATTTTAGGAAAAATTTTGATGGCTGCTATTCTTACAGCATTGTGTATTCTTATGCTGAAGCAATCCCCAAATTTTAACACACCCAGTGAA TTCTCAAGCCATGAACCTGGGGTGACTCATGTCTTAGTTACTGGAGGTGCCGGTTACATCGGATCACATGCTGCGTTACGACTTCTCAAGGACTCATACCGGGTGACTATAGTG GATAATCTCTCAAGGGGAAACCTTGGCGCCATAAAGGTCCTACAACAACTATTTCCTGGACCTGGAAGACTTCAGTTTATACATGCTGACCTCGGGGATGCAAAAATG GTGCACAACATTTTCTCGGAAAATGCTTTTGATGCAGTAATGCATTTTGCAGCTGTAGCGTATGTTGGGGAGAGTACTCTCGATCCCCTCAA GTATTATCACAACATCACATCCAATACGCTTCTTGTGTTAGAAGCAATGGCAGCTCATGGAGTTCAGACTTTGATTTATTCTAGTACATGTGCAACTTATGGGGAGCCTGAACAGATGCCCATTACAGAAGACACTGCACAG GTTCCTATAAATCCTTATGGAAAAGCCAAGAAGATGACAGAAGATATAATTCTGGATTTTCATAAAAACTCAGATAAGGCAGTAATGATTTTAAG aTACTTCAATGTGATTGGCTCTGATCCTGAGGGAAGACTTGGAGAAGCTCCCAGGCCAGAACTTCGTGAGCATGGGCGGATATCTGGTGCTTGCTTCGATGCTGCTCGTGGCATCATCCCTGGTCTCAAG GTTAGAGGAACAGATTACAAAACTCCTGATGGCACATGCATACGCGATTATATTGATGTTACTGATCTGGTTGATGCTCATGTCAAAGCTCTGGAGAGGGCAGAGCCCGGTAAAGTTGGCATCTACAATGTCGGTACGGGAAAAG GAAGATCAGTAAAGGAGTTTGTGGAGGCTTGTAAGAAGGCAACTGGGGTGCCCATGAGAGTAGATTACCTTCCACGTAGGTCTGGTGATTATGCAGAAGTATATAGTGATCCAGCCAAGATCAAGAACGAATTAAACTGGACTGCAAAATTCACTAATCTTCAAGAAAGTTTGCAGACTGCGTGGAGATGGCAGAAGGCACATCTTAATGGTTATGGAACCACCCCTCAAGTCATGTCTGCGTAA
- the LOC140988133 gene encoding UDP-arabinose 4-epimerase 1-like isoform X1, which produces MLSFARIRTQQRSNRSLSLGAGMDYTDPKKKSNILGKILMAAILTALCILMLKQSPNFNTPSEFSSHEPGVTHVLVTGGAGYIGSHAALRLLKDSYRVTIVDNLSRGNLGAIKVLQQLFPGPGRLQFIHADLGDAKMVHNIFSENAFDAVMHFAAVAYVGESTLDPLKYYHNITSNTLLVLEAMAAHGVQTLIYSSTCATYGEPEQMPITEDTAQVPINPYGKAKKMTEDIILDFHKNSDKAVMILRYFNVIGSDPEGRLGEAPRPELREHGRISGACFDAARGIIPGLKVRGTDYKTPDGTCIRDYIDVTDLVDAHVKALERAEPGKVGIYNVGTGKGRSVKEFVEACKKATGVPMRVDYLPRRSGDYAEVYSDPAKIKNELNWTAKFTNLQESLQTAWRWQKAHLNGYGTTPQVMSA; this is translated from the exons ATGCTGAGTTTTGCACGGATAAGAACTCAGCAGAGGTCTAACAGATCTCTGTCTTTAGGAG CAGGCATGGATTACACTGACCCAAAGAAGAAGAGTAATATTTTAGGAAAAATTTTGATGGCTGCTATTCTTACAGCATTGTGTATTCTTATGCTGAAGCAATCCCCAAATTTTAACACACCCAGTGAA TTCTCAAGCCATGAACCTGGGGTGACTCATGTCTTAGTTACTGGAGGTGCCGGTTACATCGGATCACATGCTGCGTTACGACTTCTCAAGGACTCATACCGGGTGACTATAGTG GATAATCTCTCAAGGGGAAACCTTGGCGCCATAAAGGTCCTACAACAACTATTTCCTGGACCTGGAAGACTTCAGTTTATACATGCTGACCTCGGGGATGCAAAAATG GTGCACAACATTTTCTCGGAAAATGCTTTTGATGCAGTAATGCATTTTGCAGCTGTAGCGTATGTTGGGGAGAGTACTCTCGATCCCCTCAA GTATTATCACAACATCACATCCAATACGCTTCTTGTGTTAGAAGCAATGGCAGCTCATGGAGTTCAGACTTTGATTTATTCTAGTACATGTGCAACTTATGGGGAGCCTGAACAGATGCCCATTACAGAAGACACTGCACAG GTTCCTATAAATCCTTATGGAAAAGCCAAGAAGATGACAGAAGATATAATTCTGGATTTTCATAAAAACTCAGATAAGGCAGTAATGATTTTAAG aTACTTCAATGTGATTGGCTCTGATCCTGAGGGAAGACTTGGAGAAGCTCCCAGGCCAGAACTTCGTGAGCATGGGCGGATATCTGGTGCTTGCTTCGATGCTGCTCGTGGCATCATCCCTGGTCTCAAG GTTAGAGGAACAGATTACAAAACTCCTGATGGCACATGCATACGCGATTATATTGATGTTACTGATCTGGTTGATGCTCATGTCAAAGCTCTGGAGAGGGCAGAGCCCGGTAAAGTTGGCATCTACAATGTCGGTACGGGAAAAG GAAGATCAGTAAAGGAGTTTGTGGAGGCTTGTAAGAAGGCAACTGGGGTGCCCATGAGAGTAGATTACCTTCCACGTAGGTCTGGTGATTATGCAGAAGTATATAGTGATCCAGCCAAGATCAAGAACGAATTAAACTGGACTGCAAAATTCACTAATCTTCAAGAAAGTTTGCAGACTGCGTGGAGATGGCAGAAGGCACATCTTAATGGTTATGGAACCACCCCTCAAGTCATGTCTGCGTAA
- the LOC140988133 gene encoding UDP-arabinose 4-epimerase 1-like isoform X3: MAAHGVQTLIYSSTCATYGEPEQMPITEDTAQVPINPYGKAKKMTEDIILDFHKNSDKAVMILRYFNVIGSDPEGRLGEAPRPELREHGRISGACFDAARGIIPGLKVRGTDYKTPDGTCIRDYIDVTDLVDAHVKALERAEPGKVGIYNVGTGKGRSVKEFVEACKKATGVPMRVDYLPRRSGDYAEVYSDPAKIKNELNWTAKFTNLQESLQTAWRWQKAHLNGYGTTPQVMSA, encoded by the exons ATGGCAGCTCATGGAGTTCAGACTTTGATTTATTCTAGTACATGTGCAACTTATGGGGAGCCTGAACAGATGCCCATTACAGAAGACACTGCACAG GTTCCTATAAATCCTTATGGAAAAGCCAAGAAGATGACAGAAGATATAATTCTGGATTTTCATAAAAACTCAGATAAGGCAGTAATGATTTTAAG aTACTTCAATGTGATTGGCTCTGATCCTGAGGGAAGACTTGGAGAAGCTCCCAGGCCAGAACTTCGTGAGCATGGGCGGATATCTGGTGCTTGCTTCGATGCTGCTCGTGGCATCATCCCTGGTCTCAAG GTTAGAGGAACAGATTACAAAACTCCTGATGGCACATGCATACGCGATTATATTGATGTTACTGATCTGGTTGATGCTCATGTCAAAGCTCTGGAGAGGGCAGAGCCCGGTAAAGTTGGCATCTACAATGTCGGTACGGGAAAAG GAAGATCAGTAAAGGAGTTTGTGGAGGCTTGTAAGAAGGCAACTGGGGTGCCCATGAGAGTAGATTACCTTCCACGTAGGTCTGGTGATTATGCAGAAGTATATAGTGATCCAGCCAAGATCAAGAACGAATTAAACTGGACTGCAAAATTCACTAATCTTCAAGAAAGTTTGCAGACTGCGTGGAGATGGCAGAAGGCACATCTTAATGGTTATGGAACCACCCCTCAAGTCATGTCTGCGTAA